The Halobacterium hubeiense genome contains the following window.
GCAGCCCGAACTGTGGAGCGACGTCAACTCCGACTGGCCCGACGAACCCCTCGAACTGTACGGCCCGTCGGACGCTTCGGGCACCTACGACTACTTCATCGAGTCCATCCTCCACAGCGGTGACGAGGAACGCAGCCACCGCCAGGACTACTCGGGCACCGAGCAGGACCGCACCATCATTCAGGGCGTCGAGGGCTCCCAGTACGCGATGGGCTACATGGGGTACGCGTACTACTCCACGAACAAGGACCGCGTGAAGGCGCTCGCTATCGACGACGGCGACGGCGAACCCGTCGAACCGAGCCTCGAAACCGCGCGCACCGGCGAGTACCAGCCGCTGTCGCGGCCGCTGTTCACGTACCCCGCGAAGTCCTCGCTGGCCGAGGAGCACGTCGCGGAGTTCGCGCGCTTCTGGCTGGAGAACTCCACCAGCGAGCAGCTCGTCGCCGAGGAGGTCGGCTACGTCCCGCTCGACGAGGAGACCCAGCAGGAACAGCTCGACGTCCTCGAGACCGCAATCGAGGAAGCGCAGAGTTAACCGCCCACACGGCCGAACAAAGAGCTTATAGGTTCACGATGACCGGAACAAATTAATGAGCGGCGACAGCCTGGCGGACGACCTCACTCGTCGGACCCAGAACGCGCCACCGGAGTTACTCTCGCGGACGTTCTTCTTCGTGTGTGCCGCGCTCTCGATAGCCACGACCATCGGTCTCATCGTCCTGTTGACGACGGAGGCCGCGAAGTTCTTCACGTTCTCCGCGCCGCTGGTCGGCGTGGAGGGCGAGACCGCGACTGTCGTCGAGTTCCTCACTGGCACAGAGTGGCAACCGACCAGCGGGCAGTTCGGCGTGCTCGCGCTCGTGACGGCGACGCTGATGGTGATGATCGGCTCCTCGCTCATCGCGTTGCCGCTGGGCGTCGGCACCGCCATCTACCTCAGCGAGTACGCCACCCCGCGCGTGCGTTCGATACTCAAGCCCGGACTGGAGATTCTCGCGGGCATCCCGACGGTCGTCTACGGCTTCTTCGCCATCATCTACATCACGCCGATGCTCCAGCCGTTCGTCCCCGGGCTCGGGACGTTCAACATGCTGTCGGCGTGCATCGTCGTCGGCATC
Protein-coding sequences here:
- a CDS encoding phosphate ABC transporter substrate-binding protein PstS family protein — its product is MAHNESAVRTRRQFLTGVGVVGAAALAGCQSTGDGGSGDGLSGSIDIAGSSTVFPLATTMSEAFRGDDFGEPHSNVDFNMQSTGSGGGFANHFCPGSTDFNNASRPIREQERQQCADNDVEPVELTVATDALTVIVNNDLDIDSITVEELATIWSADEQPELWSDVNSDWPDEPLELYGPSDASGTYDYFIESILHSGDEERSHRQDYSGTEQDRTIIQGVEGSQYAMGYMGYAYYSTNKDRVKALAIDDGDGEPVEPSLETARTGEYQPLSRPLFTYPAKSSLAEEHVAEFARFWLENSTSEQLVAEEVGYVPLDEETQQEQLDVLETAIEEAQS
- the pstC gene encoding phosphate ABC transporter permease subunit PstC produces the protein MSGDSLADDLTRRTQNAPPELLSRTFFFVCAALSIATTIGLIVLLTTEAAKFFTFSAPLVGVEGETATVVEFLTGTEWQPTSGQFGVLALVTATLMVMIGSSLIALPLGVGTAIYLSEYATPRVRSILKPGLEILAGIPTVVYGFFAIIYITPMLQPFVPGLGTFNMLSACIVVGIMIIPMVASISEDAMSAVPEELRQAGYGMGATKFEVSTGIVVPSALSGIFSSFILALSRAIGETMAVTIAAGSTAQFLNPLNPATYTERALPMTAAMIKLIGGDVTGGGIAYRSVFAIGITLFVITLAMNVISDYVAQRYREEY